The DNA segment TTACCAACTCATTGCTttctctgagagaggaagaagtacaCCTATCCGATTCCACTGTAGTGAATGAACCCCCCTGCTGAGCAGTCACTTAGAGAAATCTATGAAATGAGGCCCATGTTCTGACCTAAAAAGCTTGGGGAACCTTGACTTGGCTTACATTCTGATGCATCCAGCAGCTGTATGTGCCCAAGCCCAAATGGATCTATGTGAAATTACTTCCCACTGAGGCCTAAGCCTGTTGCCAGACTCTTAGATGACCAAGTCAAGTGTCTGAGTCATAGGCAAGTAAGCTCCCATTGTAACCAGTAAATCTGTCCCAGGACAGCATGGGTCCCTGTCACCTATGATGTAAGGCAGGAAGCTGTTCTTGTTGAGCAGTGCAGGAGGAAATCATCTGGGAATCCCCACATTTGCATAAGAGACTCTGAGTGTGCTTTTTAAGGGCTACTCCTTGACAAGAAATGTAAAGTGCTCTGtgtttcataattgtaattttgggGTTCTATTCGGTGTGGAAATCTACCCAGGAGGCAGCACCTGGCACTATATAAGGCACTGAACTCAAATCCCTCTGCATCTCTGCACCTAACTAAGCTTCAATCATGAGGATCCATTACCTTCTCTTTGCATTTCTCCTGGTGCTGCTGTCTCCACTTGCAGGTGAGTCAGGGGAGTAGGGTGGTCCCACACTGATATGAAAGACAGCACCCtacatcatatgtgtgtgtgtgtgtgtgtgtgtgtgtgtgtgtgtgcctgtgtatctctgtgtttgtctttggTGTCTCCCTCTCTatgtattttctctgtttctctgtgtttgcatctctttctgtgtctttgcatctctgtgtctctatgtctgtgtctgtctgtctgtctgcctgtctgtctctctgttgtgctctctctctctctctctctctctctttctctctctctctctgcctgtgtctctctgtgtgtgcatgtgtatatcttTATGTTCCTTAATCTTTGTGTGTTGGTTTGTCTCTCTctcattgagtgtgtgtgtgtgtgttcctgtgcacatgcatctgtctttctgtctccatgtgtgtatgtctgtctctctgtgtatatgtccatctctatgtttctgtctgcgtctctttctcctttttacagATACCCTCCTTAcattcccatttttctttctttcttctacacattttagaaaatgtgtaTTGTGTGACTACTAGCACAAAGaatactttctttttcccttgaagTATCCTAAGGTAGACACATTCTCTGCTGATCTGCAGCACTTGAATTCCATTTCTAACTCCTGATGCTAAGCTTAAGATTATGAAATGAGTGTCTTATAGGTAGCTTAGAAACAATAACATgaagaatgtttgatttttaccTGAACAGAAAGGTATTAATTTAGAAATCTTTACATATAAGGAGTAGAGTCTCTGCTTACTCTAGAGAACTCTTCAGAATGACCAGCCCAGCCTGTGATTGAGAACttcctctccccctaccccatGGAATACCCTTAAGCACACACTGTCTACAGGGTAAATGAGACTCATAGCTCGGGAGGCTATGAAACCCAGTCTCCTAAACTTTTCCATTATTGTattttgtggaaaatatttacattctttcaaattgtgtgtatctgtatggatttgtgtatgggtatgtgccaAGTATTACAGTACTCATAAAGGCCATAAAAGGATATCTAATCTCTCAGAGATGGGGTTATTTGTAGGCACATATGGCCTGCCTGATATGGTCTTCTGTAGGAGCAGTATGCACTcctaaaggctgagccatctttctaggcTCCAAGCTGTGTTTCACACTTGACATTAGACAAACAGAATTATAGGGTTAGACACCTTAAGAGAGGGGGCTAAAACAAGTAATGAGCTGGAGAGGAATTGATGAACATATCTTAGGTCAAACTGTGGCCTCTATATGTGTGGCACACATGCACTTTCATGTGCACAGTCACACGCAGTGTCTGTTTCAGATACTAGAACAAGGGACTTGTGTGTGGAAAAGTAAAGTCAGGGATACTGAGAAGCAGCTAGGGACTCACACAGAATCTTTCCTGAGCTCTTGCCTGCTGACCCTGAAAACTCCAATCAGTCATGGGTGGAGCAGGCCCTTCAACATTTGGGTCCTAGAAAACCAGCACCCCCTCTCCAGTGCAGTAGTGTCTGTCTCTATCAAGAATTCAATTCAGCCCTGGTAAAACAGATATCCCTGTTTTGGCAGAACAGACAGCTGGGATCTACTTACCATAAGAACACATTGGTATGTATTCCTGACCTGGCACTTTCAATTTAATGTGTGggttttcttacttatttttcagCTTTTAGCCAAAAAATCAACAATCCAGTAAGTTGCATGAAGAAAGGAGGCAAATGCTGGAATCGGTGCATTGGCAATACTCGTCAGATTGGCAGTTGTGGAGTTCCCTTGCTCAAATGCTGCAGGAGATAAtggagaagaagacaaagatcctgtgaacaaaagaaaacaccagaGTTTGCTCCTCCATGAAGATGGACAAAACTTAAAGCAAATTAAAGTTCCTTGATTAAATGCAAACACCTGTTGCCTAAGAGCTGCTTGAGCTCACAGTTTGTTCTCTCTTGGTCTGAATTTTAAAATCCTTACAGAAGTCAATCATTGACACAAACAGGGCTCTCTATGGTACTAGGACAAAGAAGGTCACCCCAGCTACCCTTAAGCTTGTTCTTCTTAGTCATTTATGCCTTGTGTGGTGTGGTTAAGACTTTAATGCACTCTTTGGCTATGAGTGATCTTGAGTGTAGGTTCCAGAGTCTATCATTCATTTCTGTACTGTCCATTGATGGGATATATTACATcatgttattttaaattgaaaGGCCAAGTTGAGTCAGTGGGGGGCTTTCTTACATGTAGACCTAAGACACAAGGAACTTGTGGAAAACAATGCCTTATTGAAAGCAATAAGAAGGAAGAGCAGGGTAAAGACCAATCAGAGGCTCTGGTTAGTAAAGCAAAAGTTCAGAGTCTGTCCTAGGCCTGACCTTTGCACTGGGGCGTTTACAGTATGATGGGCTCCCTGTCTGGCTTGGGCGGGGCTTTTCAGTTAATGTGCATACAATGTATGCTCATGAGTATAATTCAGCTCCAGCAGGATACCTTAGATTTTCAGAATTCTCtgtctgaaagaagaaatgagacccCAGAGAAAAGATATCTCACCTGGATAGACACAACTGATAAAAGGAGTGTTTGCCAAATGATTGACATTTAACAAAAGAATGTTGGCTGAAGATACATACCATAATGTAGtgtatctttaaatttaaaataggaGTCTGAAGACAGGGCACTGTCCATAAGTGTGTGCTGTGCAAGCttacagatctgagtttgattcagaGCACCCATGTAATAAACTAGGGATCACAGCATTTCTGTACTCCTAGTCCTAGGGGATGGGATGGAGACCTGTGGAACTCCAAACTCACTAGCCAGCCTGCCAGACCTAATGCACGACCACAGGCTCAATGAAAGatatatctcaaaaataaaaataggaggtGGACCTGCTGATGAGATGGCTCCTCacttaagagcactcactggtcTGGAGGACCtgttttgatttccagcacctaaGAGGCCTCTCATCtccttctgtaattccagttccagaggattcagcaCCTTCTTTTGGNNNNNNNNNNNNNNNNNNNNNNNNNNNNNNNNNNNNNNNNNNNNNNNNNNNNNNNNNNNNNNNNNNNNNNNNNNNNNNNNNNNNNNNNNNNNNNNNNNNNNNNNNNNNNNNNNNNNNNNNNNNNNNNNNNNNNNNNNNNNNNNNNNNNNNNNNNNNNNNNNNNNNNNNNNNNNNNNNNNNNNNNNNNNNNNNNNNNNNNNNNNNNNNNNNNNNNNNNNNNNNNNNNNNNNNNNNNNNNNNNNNNNNNNNNNNNNNNNNNNNNNNNNNNNNNNNNNNNNNNNNNNNNNNNNNNNNNNNNNNNNNNNNNNNNNNNNNNNNNNNNNNNNNNNNNNNNNNNNNNNNNNNNNNNNNNNNNNNNNNNNNNNNNNNNNNNNNNNNNNNNNNNNNNNNNNNNNNNNNNNNNNNNNNNNNNNNNNNNNNNNNNNNNNNNNNNNNNNNNNNNNNNNNNNNNNNNNNNNNNNNNNNNNNNNNNNNNNNNNNNNNNNNNNNNNNNNNNNNNNNNNNNNNNNNNNNNNNNNNNNNNNNNNNNNNNNNNNNNNNNNNNNNNNNNNNNNNNNNNNNNNNNNNNNNNNNNNNNNNNNNNNNNNNNNNNNNNNNNNNNNNNNNNNNNNNNNNNNNNNNNNNNNNNNNNNNNNNNNNNNNNNNNNNNNNNNNNNNNNNNNNNNNNNNNNNNNNNNNNNNNNNNNNNNNNNNNNNNNNNNNNNNNNNNNNNNNNNNNNNNNNNNNNNNNNNNNNNNNNNNNNNNNNNNNNNNNNNNNNNNNNNNNNNNNNNNNNNNNNNNNNNNNNNNNNNNNNNNNNNNNNNNNNNNNNNNNNNNNNNNNNNNNNNNNNNNNNNNNNNNNNNNNNNNNNNNNNNNNNNNNNNNNNNNNNNNNNNNNNNNNNNNNNNNNNNNNNNNNNNNNNNNNNNNNNNNNNNNNNNNNNNNNNNNNNNNNNNNNNNNNNNNNNNNNNNNNNNNNNNNNNNNNNNNNNNNNNNNNNNNNNNNNNNNNNNNNNNNNNNNNNNNNNNNNNNNNNNNNNNNNNNNNNNNNNNNNNNNNNNNNNNNNNNNNNNNNNNNNNNNNNNNNNNNNNNNNNNNNNNNNNNNNNNNNNNNNNNNNNNNNNNNNNNNNNNNNNNNNNNNNNNNNNNNNNNNNNNNNNNNNNNNNNNNNNNNNNNNNNNNNNNNNNNNNNNNNNNNNNNNNNNNNNNNNNNNNNNNNNNNNNNNNNNNNNNNNNNNNNNNNNNNNNNNNNNNNNNNNNNNNNNNNNNNNNNNNNNNNNNNNNNNNNNNNNNNNNNNNNNNNNNNNNNNNNNNNNNNNNNNNNNNNNNNNNNNNNNNNNNNNNNNNNNNNNNNNNNNNNNNNNNNNNNNNNNNNNNNNNNNNNNNNNNNNNNNNNNNNNNNNNNNNNNNNNNNNNNNNNNNNNNNNNNNNNNNNNNNNNNNNNNNNNNNNNNNNNNNNNNNNNNNNNNNNNNNNNNNNNNNNNNNNNNNNNNNNNNNNNNNNNNNNNNNNNNNNNNNNNNNNNNNNNNNNNNNNNNNNNNNNNNNNNNNNNNNNNNNNNNNNNNNNNNNNNNNNNNNNNNNNNNNNNNNNNNNNNNNNNNNNNNNNNNNNNNNNNNNNNNNNNNNNNNNNNNNNNNNNNNNNNNNNNNNNNNNNNNNNNNNNNNNNNNNNNNNNNNNNNNNNNNNNNNNNNNNNNNNNNNNNNNNNNNNNNNNNNNNNNNNNNNNNNNNNNNNNNNNNNNNNNNNNNNNNNNNNNNNNNNNNNNNNNNNNNNNNNNNNNNNNNNNNNNNNNNNNNNNNNNNNNNNNNNNNNNNNNNNNNNNNNNNNNNNNNNNNNNNNNNNNNNNNNNNNNNNNNNNNNNNNNNNNNNNNNNNNNNNNNNNNNNNNNNNNNNNNNNNNNNNNNNNNNNNNNNNNNNNNNNNNNNNNNNNNNNNNNNNNNNNNNNNNNNNNNNNNNNNNNNNNNNNNNNNNNNNNNNNNNNNNNNNNNNNNNNNNNNNNNNNNNNNNNNNNNNNNNNNNNNNNNNNNNNNNNNNNNNNNNNNNNNNNNNNNNNNNNNNNNNNNNNNNNNNNNNNNNNNNNNNNNNNNNNNNNNNNNNNNNNNNNNNNNNNNNNNNNNNNNNNNNNNNNNNNNNNNNNNNNNNNNNNNNNNNNNNNN comes from the Mus pahari chromosome 19, PAHARI_EIJ_v1.1, whole genome shotgun sequence genome and includes:
- the LOC110337095 gene encoding beta-defensin 3 yields the protein MRIHYLLFAFLLVLLSPLAAFSQKINNPVSCMKKGGKCWNRCIGNTRQIGSCGVPLLKCCRR